One genomic region from Bacillus rossius redtenbacheri isolate Brsri chromosome 6, Brsri_v3, whole genome shotgun sequence encodes:
- the LOC134533114 gene encoding fibrinogen silencer-binding protein-like isoform X1, which translates to MEIENIDRKGTKRTRSVNYSVEDCLKLVDLIRPLKNIIENKKTDAVQWTEKNKAWDSICTRYNSITTQSRTTKELRQKYEALKRDARKDSALRRQALLQTGGGPGIEIKNNIVLEKIKELLQLSADGLSSIFDCDRICDAQVSVATVEPGEVQEEILETLEEIAEKASCWEHLREEDYYETVELQGVPDSTLATASVISATGNSERETDDWSSYKPSMLRKAKNCKLKEKIAASHDESERLTPNASRSMQRKRPAFHDRPLSMNGERLSGWATEKRNLALCQQELLRKEFEAREEREEKLHKIEMEIKKKVLEKLELDIMIRKKTLQEMEDKHKC; encoded by the exons ATGGAAATTGAAAATATAGATCGCAAAGGTACCAAACGAACCAGGTCCGTGAATTATAGCGTCGAAGACTGCCTAAAACTGGTGGACCTTATCCGTCCACTAAAAAATATTATCGAAAACAAAAAAACTGATGCTGTCCAGTGGACGGAAAAA AACAAAGCATGGGACAGTATATGTACGAGGTATAATAGTATCACGACCCAGTCTAGAACGACAAAAGAATTGAGGCAGAAGTACGAAGCCCTCAAACGTGATGCTAGGAAAGACTCTGCTTTGCGGCGACAGGCCTTATTGCAAACTGGAGGCGGACCaggaattgaaataaaaaataacatcgTACTGGAGAAAATAAAAGAACTCCTCCAGCTTTCTGCTGACGGATTGAGCAGCATTTTCGACTGCGACCGGATAT GCGATGCACAAGTTTCTGTAGCAACTGTTGAACCAGGTGAGGTGCAGGAAGAAATTTTGGAAACCTTAGag GAAATTGCAGAAAAAGCTTCATGCTGGGAACATTTACGAGAGGAAGATTACTACGAAACTGTGGAACTGcaag GTGTACCTGATAGTACATTGGCAACTGCGTCAGTCATCTCTGCCACAGGAAATTCGGAGAGAG AAACAGATGACTGGTCATCCTACAAGCCATCCATGCTGAGAAaagcaaaaaattgtaaactgaAGGAGAAAATTGCTGCATCACACGATGAATCGGAACGTTTAACTCCAAATg CGTCAAGAAGTATGCAGAGGAAACGGCCTGCATTCCATGACCGGCCATTATCAATGAATGGGGAGCGGCTCAGCGGTTGGGCAACGGAGAAAAGAAACCTTGCGCTTTGTCAGCAGGAGCTACTCCGAAAAGAGTTTGAGGCCAGAGAAGAGAGGGAGGAGAAGCTTCACAAAATTGAAATGGAGATAAAAAAGAAAGTATTAGAGAAACTTGAGTTGGACATTATGATAAGGAAAAAAACTTTACAGGAAATGGAAGACAAGCATaagtgttaa
- the LOC134533114 gene encoding uncharacterized protein LOC134533114 isoform X2, which produces MEIENIDRKGTKRTRSVNYSVEDCLKLVDLIRPLKNIIENKKTDAVQWTEKNKAWDSICTRYNSITTQSRTTKELRQKYEALKRDARKDSALRRQALLQTGGGPGIEIKNNIVLEKIKELLQLSADGLSSIFDCDRICDAQVSVATVEPGEVQEEILETLEEIAEKASCWEHLREEDYYETVELQGVPDSTLATASVISATGNSERETDDWSSYKPSMLRKAKNCKLKEKIAASHDESERLTPNVHCLGKLAWPATLFSTQMHENRQEVCRGNGLHSMTGHYQ; this is translated from the exons ATGGAAATTGAAAATATAGATCGCAAAGGTACCAAACGAACCAGGTCCGTGAATTATAGCGTCGAAGACTGCCTAAAACTGGTGGACCTTATCCGTCCACTAAAAAATATTATCGAAAACAAAAAAACTGATGCTGTCCAGTGGACGGAAAAA AACAAAGCATGGGACAGTATATGTACGAGGTATAATAGTATCACGACCCAGTCTAGAACGACAAAAGAATTGAGGCAGAAGTACGAAGCCCTCAAACGTGATGCTAGGAAAGACTCTGCTTTGCGGCGACAGGCCTTATTGCAAACTGGAGGCGGACCaggaattgaaataaaaaataacatcgTACTGGAGAAAATAAAAGAACTCCTCCAGCTTTCTGCTGACGGATTGAGCAGCATTTTCGACTGCGACCGGATAT GCGATGCACAAGTTTCTGTAGCAACTGTTGAACCAGGTGAGGTGCAGGAAGAAATTTTGGAAACCTTAGag GAAATTGCAGAAAAAGCTTCATGCTGGGAACATTTACGAGAGGAAGATTACTACGAAACTGTGGAACTGcaag GTGTACCTGATAGTACATTGGCAACTGCGTCAGTCATCTCTGCCACAGGAAATTCGGAGAGAG AAACAGATGACTGGTCATCCTACAAGCCATCCATGCTGAGAAaagcaaaaaattgtaaactgaAGGAGAAAATTGCTGCATCACACGATGAATCGGAACGTTTAACTCCAAATg TGCACTGTCTGGGGAAGCTTGCCTGGCCAGCAACACTTTTTTCCACGCAGATGcatgaaaat CGTCAAGAAGTATGCAGAGGAAACGGCCTGCATTCCATGACCGGCCATTATCAATGA
- the LOC134533113 gene encoding putative nuclease HARBI1, which produces MTMAARRRRIIIDSDSDDELFLDDMLQHVRSAKKIRDRPDNLEEWSEEEFFMRFRITKQTTRHLMIEINDFIKFRTDRNSAISPTNQLLLTLRYYATGGTLTSVGDFAGVHKTTAGRVVKRVSEAIAFLRPQYIKLPQTEEEIEQAQVSFFQIAAFPRVVGSMDCTHVKVKSPGGDMPEEFRNRKGYFSINVQTVCDSKLKIRDIVARWPGSTHDVTIFNNSVLKARLERGDFRNGVIICDSGYGPSLHLLPPFRNPRTPAENLYNEALIRTRNTVERQYGVLKARFPVLALGIQLQLENVQAVIVACAVLHNIAIDSNEPEPPVDLAVQARVIRAIEDGDIPLLQEVGGPEAARQTFVQYFEGLR; this is translated from the exons ATGACAATGGCGGCACGTAGGAGACGTATTATTATTGATAGCGATTCCGATGATGAATTATTTTTGGATGACATGCTTCAGCATGTAAGAAGCGCAAAGAAAATTAGAGATCGACCCGATAATCTTGAAGAATGGAGTGAAGAGGAGTTCTTTATGCGCTTCAGGATAACCAAGCAAACAACACGCCATTTGATGATTGAAATCAACGACTTTATTAAATTCCGCACCGACAG aaattctGCAATATCACCCACCAACCAACTTCTGCTGACGTTACGCTACTATGCGACAGGCGGAACACTCACTTCTGTGGGAGATTTTGCTGGGGTACATAAGACCACAGCTGGTAGGGTGGTCAAACGCGTTAGTGAGGCAATTGCGTTTCTGCGACCCCAGTATATTAAGTTGCCGCAGACAGAAGAAGAAATAGAGCAAGCACAAGTGAGTTTCTTCCAAATAGCAGCTTTTCCCAGAGTTGTTGGGTCCATGGATTGCACACATGTCAAAGTGAAATCTCCAGGTGGTGACATGCCTGAAGAATTCAGAAACAGGAAAGGTTACTTTTCCATAAATGTTCAGACGGTATgcgactcaaaacttaaaatAAGGGACATTGTAGCACGTTGGCCAGGGTCAACACATGATGTTACCATTTTTAATAATAGTGTGTTGAAGGCAAGGCTTGAGAGAGGAGATTTCAGAAATGGTGTAATCATCTGTGATTCTGGTTATGGCCCCAGCTTACATCTCCTTCCTCCTTTTCGAAATCCCCGTACTCCTGCTGAAAATCTCTACAATGAAGCTCTGATTAGAACGAGAAATACAGTGGAAAGACAGTACGGAGTGTTGAAAGCTCGCTTTCCTGTACTTGCACTAGGCATACAGTTACAACTTGAAAATGTTCAAGCTGTAATTGTAGCATGTGCAGTGCTACATAACATTGCCATTGACAGTAATGAACCTGAACCACCAGTTGACCTTGCTGTTCAAGCAAGGGTTATCCGAGCCATTGAGGATGGGGATATACCTTTGCTTCAAGAAGTTGGTGGTCCGGAAGCTGCAAGGCAGACATTTGTTCAATATTTTGAAGGTCTGAGATGA
- the LOC134533127 gene encoding syntaxin-16, giving the protein MTTRSLTDVFVLMRNNAMQSRHIYSEQRVTDRMSLVGPDAEGGLELRSGRESRLPPAWADGLEEAQYCLSRLRSKVQDLEALHARHLLRPTLDDSSGEERQIEALAQEVARMFGTAHKVIQQIRRQSSDGSQQEKKLSYNVVSSLVASLQDLSVQFRSSQSSYLAKLDSREERSRQYLSAELEEAGGGQDDLDLVFGMAPASRGVAQQQLLLLEEQNTRAVARREEEVRQIVRSIADLNHVFKDLAHLVADQGTILDRIDYNIEQTQSQVHQGYQQLQKADKLQRKNRKMVCILILATSTILLTILLIIVKT; this is encoded by the exons ATGACAACTAGAAGTTTAACAGATGTATTCGTGCTAATGCGCAACAATGCTATGCAAAGTAGGCATATTTATTCAGAacag CGCGTGACGGACCGCATGTCGCTGGTGGGGCCCGACGCGGAGGGCGGGCTGGAGCTGCGGTCCGGCCGGGAGTCGCGCCTGCCCCCCGCGTGGGCGGACGGGCTGGAGGAGGCCCAGTACTGCCTGTCGCGACTCCGCTCCAAGGTGCAGGACCTGGAGGCCCTGCACGCCCGCCACCTGCTCCGCCCCACCCTCGACGACTCCTCCGGGGAGGAGCGCCAGATCGAGGCCCTCGCCCAGGAGGTCGCCCGG ATGTTCGGGACCGCACACAAGGTCATCCAGCAGATCCGGCGCCAGAGCAGCGACGGCAGCCAGCAGGAGAAGAAGCTGTCGTACAACGTGGTTTCGTCACTTGTCGCGTCCTTGCAAGACCTGTCAGTACAGTTCCGCAGCTCCCAGAGCTCCTACCTCGCGA AGCTGGACTCCCGGGAGGAGCGGTCGCGGCAGTACCTGAGCGCGGAGCTGGAGGAGGCGGGGGGCGGCCAGGACGACCTGGACCTGGTGTTCGGCATGGCGCCGGCGTCGCGCGGCGTCGCGCAGCagcagctgctgctgctggaggAGCAGAACACCCGTGCCGTCGCTCGGCGCGAGGAGGAGGTGCGCCAGATCGTGCGCTCCATCGCCGACCTCAACCACGTCTTCAAGGACCTGGCCCACCTGGTGGCCGACCAG GGTACGATTCTGGATCGGATTGACTACAACATAGAGCAGACACAGTCACAGGTACATCAGGGCTACCAACAGCTGCAGAAAGCAGACAAGCTCCAACGCAAGAACCGCAAGATGGTGTGCATCTTGATTCTTGCCACGTCGACGATCCTGTTGACCATCCTGCTGATCATTGTCAAGACATAG